The Amycolatopsis viridis genome window below encodes:
- the pdxR gene encoding MocR-like pyridoxine biosynthesis transcription factor PdxR: MSQPAALPVTLDRAAVTPLAVQLADALRDAAAAGHLRGGDRLPSTRALAARLGVSRTVTSAAYEQLHAEGWITGRHGSGTYVTTSPPGDRPAHPVVPGEAAEPDELLDLTPGAPWAAGIDRAAWRRAWRAAADSPPLTHAHRAGLPEYRAAIAEHLLRHRGLAVGTDSVLATGGTTAAVFELAGAVFRAGDTVAVEEPGYQRAVEAFLSAGLKVVGVPVDGEGLRTDAIPAGVRGVYCSPAHQYPMGSRLNAARRVELVERARAENMLIIEDDYDGELRFDVAPLPLLAALAPDVVVHLGTTSKILTPTLGAGWMVAPGAVASSVLGHRDRTGTRPSPAGQRVLVELARHGDLGRHLRKLRRELSERRVMLVSALRRNGVPVLGDDAGAHLVVPFASARMERECLAAGRARGIRLDGLARHFAGTPTAFGLAIGYAGCSRAALGGALDTLMGLLRRSDDARAR, translated from the coding sequence GTGTCCCAGCCCGCGGCCCTGCCCGTCACCCTCGACCGCGCGGCCGTGACCCCGCTGGCCGTGCAACTCGCGGACGCGCTGCGCGACGCCGCCGCGGCCGGTCACCTGCGCGGCGGTGACCGGCTGCCGTCCACCCGGGCACTGGCCGCGCGGCTGGGCGTCAGCCGCACGGTGACCTCGGCGGCGTACGAACAGCTGCACGCCGAAGGCTGGATCACCGGCCGCCACGGGTCCGGCACCTACGTCACCACCTCACCACCCGGCGACCGTCCCGCCCACCCCGTGGTGCCGGGCGAGGCGGCGGAGCCGGACGAGCTGCTCGACCTCACCCCGGGTGCGCCGTGGGCGGCGGGCATCGACCGCGCCGCGTGGCGGCGGGCCTGGCGGGCGGCCGCGGACAGCCCGCCGCTGACCCACGCGCACCGCGCCGGTCTGCCGGAGTACCGGGCGGCGATCGCCGAGCACCTGCTGCGGCACCGCGGGCTGGCCGTCGGCACCGACTCGGTACTGGCCACCGGCGGCACCACCGCCGCGGTGTTCGAGCTGGCCGGCGCGGTGTTCCGGGCGGGCGACACGGTCGCCGTGGAGGAACCGGGCTACCAGCGCGCGGTGGAGGCGTTCCTGAGCGCGGGACTGAAGGTCGTCGGCGTCCCGGTGGACGGCGAGGGCCTGCGCACCGACGCGATCCCGGCCGGCGTGCGCGGGGTCTACTGCTCGCCCGCGCACCAGTACCCGATGGGCTCGCGGCTCAACGCGGCCCGCCGGGTCGAGCTCGTCGAGCGCGCCCGCGCCGAGAACATGCTCATCATCGAGGACGACTACGACGGCGAGCTGCGCTTCGACGTCGCCCCGCTGCCGCTGCTCGCCGCGCTCGCCCCGGATGTCGTGGTGCATCTGGGAACCACGAGCAAGATCCTCACCCCCACGCTCGGCGCCGGCTGGATGGTCGCGCCCGGAGCCGTTGCCTCGTCCGTGCTGGGGCACCGCGACCGCACCGGGACGCGGCCCTCCCCGGCCGGTCAGCGGGTGCTCGTCGAGCTCGCGCGGCACGGCGATCTGGGGCGGCACCTGCGGAAACTGCGCCGCGAGCTGTCCGAGCGACGGGTGATGCTGGTCTCGGCGCTGCGCCGAAATGGCGTTCCGGTGCTGGGGGACGACGCGGGCGCGCACCTGGTCGTGCCGTTCGCCTCGGCCCGGATGGAGCGGGAGTGCCTGGCGGCCGGGCGGGCGCGGGGGATCCGCCTGGACGGGCTGGCCCGGCACTTCGCGGGCACGCCGACGGCCTTCGGGCTGGCGATCGGGTACGCCGGGTGTTCCCGCGCGGCGCTCGGCGGTGCGCTGGACACGCTAATGGGTTTACTGCGGCGATCGGACGACGCAAGAGCCCGGTAG
- a CDS encoding pyridoxamine 5'-phosphate oxidase family protein: MTVLSPTPRSTLTRKKDRAATDRERLYEVLDEGLICHLGLVLDGSPVVLPTGYGRDGDTLYFHGSTGSGNVRAAAVGIDVCVSITLLDGLVYARSLNNHSMNYRSAVVHGRARAVTGEEKVHGLRAVTEHLTPGSWDHARAVNAKELASVAVLALDLTEASVKIRAGEPVDDPEDMDSHQIWAGVVPVRTTFGEPVPAGYTPAGAPVPPHVRSRRR, encoded by the coding sequence ATGACCGTTCTCTCGCCGACTCCGCGCAGCACGCTGACCCGGAAGAAGGATCGGGCAGCCACCGATCGCGAGCGCCTGTACGAGGTGCTCGACGAGGGACTCATCTGCCACCTCGGGCTCGTGCTCGACGGCTCCCCCGTCGTGCTGCCGACCGGGTACGGCCGCGACGGCGACACGCTGTACTTCCACGGTTCGACCGGCTCCGGGAACGTGCGGGCCGCGGCGGTCGGCATCGACGTGTGCGTCAGCATCACGCTCCTCGACGGCCTCGTCTACGCGCGCTCGCTCAACAACCACTCGATGAACTACCGCAGCGCGGTGGTGCACGGCAGGGCGCGCGCGGTGACCGGCGAGGAGAAGGTGCACGGGTTGCGAGCGGTGACCGAACACCTGACGCCGGGCTCGTGGGACCACGCGCGCGCGGTGAACGCGAAGGAACTCGCGTCGGTGGCGGTGCTGGCGCTGGACCTCACGGAGGCCTCGGTGAAGATCCGCGCGGGCGAGCCGGTCGACGACCCGGAAGACATGGACAGCCACCAGATCTGGGCCGGCGTGGTTCCGGTCCGGACCACCTTCGGCGAGCCGGTCCCGGCCGGGTACACGCCCGCCGGGGCGCCGGTTCCGCCGCACGTGCGGTCCCGCCGCCGGTAG
- a CDS encoding cysteine dioxygenase, whose amino-acid sequence MFAVPDNTVALAEKPVLRHPVRVALEFAADRDRWRRLLRYDPDKRFSALVEARDDEEIWLMGWLPGQQTDLHDHGGSTGAFTVVTGRLSETVARRGVTEVHRLSAGQSRVFGPGYVHQVRNDGPDPAISVHVYRTGGRVMRPYHLDPIDGPVRD is encoded by the coding sequence ATGTTCGCCGTTCCGGACAACACCGTTGCCCTGGCCGAGAAGCCCGTCCTGCGCCACCCGGTGCGGGTCGCGCTCGAATTCGCCGCCGACCGCGACCGCTGGCGCCGGCTGCTGCGCTACGACCCGGACAAGCGGTTCTCCGCGCTCGTCGAGGCGCGCGACGACGAAGAGATCTGGCTGATGGGCTGGCTGCCCGGCCAGCAGACCGACCTGCACGACCACGGCGGTTCGACGGGTGCGTTCACCGTCGTCACCGGCCGGTTGTCCGAGACCGTCGCGCGGCGCGGGGTCACCGAGGTGCACCGGCTGTCGGCCGGGCAGTCCCGCGTGTTCGGGCCCGGCTACGTGCACCAGGTGCGCAACGACGGCCCGGACCCGGCGATCAGCGTGCACGTCTACCGCACCGGCGGGCGGGTCATGCGGCCCTACCACCTGGACCCGATCGACGGTCCGGTCCGCGACTGA
- a CDS encoding NAD(P)H-dependent glycerol-3-phosphate dehydrogenase encodes MVQRITVLGAGSWGTAFAKVLADAGRDVTMWARRAEVAGEIRDKHTNSGYLPDITLPGSLTATPDPAEALAGAEAVVLAVPSQSLRRNLSGWRELLPRGAILVSLAKGVELGTLKRMSEVIAEITAVSGDEIVVVSGDEIVVVSGPNLAREIAQGQPAAAVLACSDHDRAVAIQQASFNSYFRPYTNTDVVGCEVGGAAKNVIALSCGMAVGMGLGANTTATLITRGLAEMARLGTKLGADPLTFAGLAGVGDLVATCSSPLSRNRTFGERLGRGETLEQAQRATGGQVAEGVMSCTSIRELARKHGVDMPITDAMHRVCHEGADPRRVGAELLGRRQKHEWS; translated from the coding sequence ATGGTGCAGCGCATCACCGTGCTCGGTGCGGGGTCCTGGGGCACCGCGTTCGCGAAGGTGCTCGCCGACGCCGGCCGGGACGTGACCATGTGGGCCCGGCGCGCCGAGGTCGCCGGGGAGATCCGCGACAAGCACACCAACAGCGGCTACCTGCCGGACATCACGTTGCCCGGCAGTCTCACCGCGACACCCGATCCGGCCGAGGCGCTGGCCGGCGCGGAGGCGGTCGTGCTGGCCGTGCCGAGCCAGAGCCTGCGCAGGAACCTGTCGGGCTGGCGGGAGCTGTTGCCGCGCGGCGCGATCCTGGTCAGCCTCGCCAAGGGCGTCGAACTCGGCACCCTGAAGCGGATGAGCGAGGTGATCGCGGAGATCACCGCGGTGTCCGGGGACGAGATCGTCGTGGTGTCCGGGGACGAGATCGTCGTGGTGTCCGGGCCGAACCTGGCGCGCGAGATCGCGCAGGGGCAGCCGGCGGCGGCCGTGCTCGCGTGCAGTGACCACGACCGCGCGGTGGCGATCCAGCAGGCGAGCTTCAACTCCTACTTCCGGCCCTACACCAACACCGACGTGGTGGGCTGCGAGGTCGGCGGCGCCGCCAAGAACGTCATCGCGCTGAGCTGCGGCATGGCCGTCGGCATGGGACTGGGTGCCAACACGACAGCCACCCTCATCACCCGCGGGCTGGCGGAGATGGCCCGGCTGGGCACGAAACTGGGGGCCGATCCGCTGACGTTCGCCGGGCTCGCCGGTGTCGGCGACCTGGTGGCGACCTGTTCGTCGCCGTTGTCGCGCAACCGCACCTTCGGCGAACGGCTCGGCCGGGGCGAGACGCTGGAACAGGCGCAGCGGGCCACCGGCGGTCAGGTCGCCGAGGGCGTGATGTCGTGCACCTCGATCCGGGAACTGGCCCGCAAGCACGGTGTCGACATGCCGATCACGGACGCGATGCACCGCGTGTGCCACGAGGGTGCGGACCCGCGCCGGGTCGGCGCCGAGCTGCTCGGCCGCCGTCAGAAACACGAGTGGTCCTAG
- a CDS encoding lysophospholipid acyltransferase family protein produces MAGREKGGFWVGAAAVLFYPVSWIGRRVYLGAERIPREGPALVVMNHVSHMDPAVDAVFIHRQKRVPRFLAKDSLARAPIFGKILVGAGSIPVYRGSVQAGDSLRAAHQALSEGKVVVIYPEGTITKDPEGWPKRSHTGVARLALDNDVPVIPVARWGTQQILDFYHKKVRLLPRTTVTHKVGEPVDLSAYRGKPQTGALLREVTELLMERVTGLLTDIRGEQPPARKPEVAD; encoded by the coding sequence TTGGCCGGTCGCGAGAAGGGCGGGTTCTGGGTCGGAGCCGCCGCCGTGCTGTTCTACCCGGTGAGCTGGATCGGCAGGCGCGTCTACCTCGGCGCCGAACGGATCCCGCGGGAGGGGCCCGCGCTGGTGGTGATGAACCACGTCTCGCACATGGACCCCGCCGTCGACGCCGTGTTCATCCACCGCCAGAAGCGCGTGCCGCGGTTCCTGGCCAAGGACAGCCTCGCCCGCGCCCCGATCTTCGGCAAGATCCTGGTGGGCGCCGGCAGCATCCCCGTCTACCGCGGTTCCGTCCAAGCCGGCGACAGCCTCCGCGCCGCGCACCAGGCGCTGTCCGAGGGCAAGGTCGTCGTCATCTACCCCGAGGGCACCATCACCAAGGACCCGGAGGGCTGGCCGAAGCGCTCGCACACCGGGGTGGCGCGGCTCGCGCTGGACAACGACGTGCCGGTGATCCCGGTGGCGCGCTGGGGCACCCAGCAGATCCTCGACTTCTACCACAAGAAGGTGCGGCTGCTGCCGCGCACGACCGTGACCCACAAGGTCGGTGAGCCGGTCGACCTGTCCGCCTACCGCGGCAAGCCGCAGACCGGGGCGCTGCTGCGGGAGGTGACGGAACTGCTCATGGAACGGGTCACCGGGCTGCTGACCGACATCCGGGGCGAACAGCCCCCGGCACGCAAGCCCGAGGTGGCGGACTGA
- the cofC gene encoding 2-phospho-L-lactate guanylyltransferase: MKQPSVGKSRLRGAVDERDHAALVLALAWDTLAAATAAGVRRVLVVAADPAAVAGLRRPGVEIVGEAGPGDLNSALRQGEALLRERDPAAVVGAVQADLPALRPAELAAAFAEAAGRRAFTADAEGTGTTLLLSAAGGPLDPRFGPGSAAAHAASGAVALELAAPSLRRDVDTPADLAQAGELGVGERTRAVLRAREVA, translated from the coding sequence ATGAAGCAGCCCAGCGTGGGCAAGTCCCGCCTGCGCGGCGCCGTCGACGAGCGCGACCACGCGGCGCTGGTGCTGGCCCTGGCCTGGGACACCCTGGCCGCGGCGACGGCGGCGGGGGTGCGGCGGGTGCTCGTGGTGGCCGCCGACCCGGCCGCGGTGGCCGGTCTGCGCCGTCCCGGCGTGGAGATCGTCGGCGAAGCCGGTCCCGGCGATCTGAACTCGGCGCTGCGGCAGGGCGAGGCGCTGCTGCGCGAGCGGGACCCCGCGGCCGTCGTCGGGGCGGTGCAGGCCGATCTGCCCGCGCTGCGTCCCGCGGAGCTGGCCGCCGCGTTCGCCGAAGCGGCCGGGCGCCGCGCGTTCACCGCGGACGCCGAGGGCACCGGCACGACCCTGTTGCTCTCCGCCGCCGGCGGCCCGCTGGATCCGCGCTTCGGTCCCGGTTCGGCGGCGGCGCACGCGGCGTCCGGTGCGGTGGCGCTGGAGCTGGCGGCACCCAGCCTGCGCCGCGACGTGGACACCCCGGCCGACCTCGCACAGGCGGGGGAACTCGGCGTGGGTGAGCGCACCCGGGCGGTGCTGCGTGCACGGGAGGTGGCGTGA
- a CDS encoding RNA degradosome polyphosphate kinase: MSSDENSTPPTTPPASGETAAPTRFRAIPSAPPAVTPSADVPPASLPDDRYFNRELSWQDFNARVLALAEDASQPLLERAKFLAIFASNLDEFYMVRVAGLKRRDETGLPVRSADGLTPREQLAYIAKRNQDLVERHTAAFEEHVRPELAKHDIQIVSWADLEASDQARLSDYFTEQIFPVLTPLAVDPAHPFPYISGLSLNLAVTVRDPELGTERFARVKVPNNVPRLIRVEQHRESRVATFLPLEELIAAHLGELFTGMEVTEHHVFRVTRNADVDVDEDRDEDLLQALERELAQRRFGPPVRLEVASDMSEHVLDLLLRELEVDPHDVVEVPGLLDLTCLQQLSSLDRKELKDRPFVPATHPAFGEHETPKSVFATLREGDVLVHHPYDSFSTSVQRFIEQAAGDSKVLAIKQTLYRTSGDSPIVNALIDAAEAGKQVVALVEIKARFDEEANITWARTLERAGVHVVYGLVGLKTHCKVAMVVRQEGSTIRRYCHLGTGNYNPKTARLYEDVGLLTADPDIGADITDLFNVLTGYSRQDTYRNILTSPAGIRRGILRLIDEEIEHKHAGAETGIRIKCNSLVDEQIIDALYRASREGVPVEIVVRGICALKPGVPGLSENISVRSILGRFLEHSRIFHFLGGGTYWIGSADMMHRNLDRRIEAMVQVKDVRLTRQLDDIMDSALDPVTRCWVLTENGEWDPSPADTSQVRDHQTELLRKHGANG; the protein is encoded by the coding sequence GTGAGCAGCGACGAGAACAGCACCCCGCCAACGACCCCACCGGCGTCCGGCGAGACCGCCGCGCCCACGAGGTTCCGCGCGATCCCCTCCGCACCGCCGGCGGTGACCCCGTCCGCCGACGTCCCGCCCGCCTCCCTGCCCGACGACCGGTACTTCAACCGGGAGCTGTCGTGGCAGGACTTCAACGCCCGGGTGCTCGCCCTGGCCGAGGACGCCTCCCAGCCGCTGCTGGAGCGGGCCAAGTTCCTCGCCATCTTCGCGTCCAATTTGGACGAGTTCTACATGGTCCGGGTGGCCGGCCTCAAGCGCCGCGACGAGACGGGCCTGCCGGTGCGCAGTGCCGACGGGCTGACCCCGCGCGAGCAGCTGGCCTACATCGCCAAGCGCAACCAGGACCTGGTCGAGCGGCACACGGCCGCGTTCGAGGAGCACGTGCGCCCGGAACTGGCCAAGCACGACATCCAGATCGTGTCCTGGGCCGATTTGGAGGCATCCGACCAGGCGCGGTTGTCGGACTACTTCACCGAGCAGATCTTCCCGGTGCTCACCCCGCTGGCGGTCGACCCGGCGCACCCCTTCCCCTACATCTCGGGCCTGTCGCTGAACCTGGCGGTCACGGTGCGCGACCCGGAGCTGGGCACCGAACGGTTCGCCCGCGTGAAGGTGCCCAACAACGTGCCGCGCCTGATCCGCGTCGAGCAGCACCGGGAGAGCCGGGTGGCGACCTTCCTCCCGCTGGAGGAACTGATCGCCGCGCACCTCGGCGAGCTGTTCACCGGCATGGAGGTGACCGAGCACCACGTGTTCCGGGTGACCCGCAACGCCGACGTGGACGTCGACGAGGACCGCGACGAGGACCTGCTGCAGGCGCTGGAGCGGGAGCTGGCGCAGCGCCGGTTCGGCCCGCCGGTGCGGCTCGAGGTCGCCAGCGACATGAGCGAGCACGTGCTCGACCTGCTGCTGCGCGAGCTGGAGGTGGACCCGCACGACGTGGTCGAGGTGCCCGGTCTGCTGGACCTGACCTGCCTGCAGCAGCTCTCCAGTTTGGACCGCAAGGAACTGAAGGACCGCCCTTTCGTCCCGGCCACGCACCCGGCGTTCGGTGAGCACGAGACGCCGAAGAGCGTCTTCGCCACCCTGCGCGAGGGCGACGTGCTGGTGCACCACCCGTACGACTCGTTCTCCACGAGCGTGCAGCGGTTCATCGAGCAGGCCGCCGGGGACAGCAAGGTGCTGGCCATCAAGCAGACCCTGTACCGCACGTCCGGTGACTCCCCCATCGTGAACGCGCTGATCGACGCCGCCGAGGCCGGCAAGCAGGTCGTGGCGCTGGTGGAGATCAAGGCCCGGTTCGACGAGGAGGCCAACATCACCTGGGCCCGCACGCTGGAGCGGGCCGGGGTGCACGTGGTCTACGGGCTGGTCGGGCTGAAGACGCACTGCAAGGTCGCGATGGTGGTGCGCCAGGAGGGATCCACGATCCGGCGCTACTGCCACCTCGGCACCGGCAACTACAACCCGAAGACGGCCCGGCTGTACGAGGACGTCGGCCTGCTGACCGCCGACCCGGACATCGGTGCGGACATCACCGACCTGTTCAACGTGCTGACCGGGTACTCACGGCAGGACACCTACCGCAACATCCTCACCTCGCCGGCCGGGATCCGGCGGGGCATCCTGCGGCTCATCGACGAGGAGATCGAGCACAAGCACGCCGGCGCGGAGACCGGGATCCGGATCAAGTGCAACTCGCTCGTCGACGAGCAGATCATCGACGCGCTGTACCGGGCGTCCCGGGAAGGTGTTCCGGTGGAAATCGTCGTGCGGGGCATCTGTGCCCTGAAACCCGGGGTGCCGGGACTGTCCGAAAACATTTCCGTCCGCTCCATTCTCGGGCGGTTCCTGGAGCATTCCCGCATCTTCCACTTCCTCGGCGGCGGCACCTACTGGATCGGCAGCGCCGACATGATGCACCGCAACCTCGACCGCCGGATCGAGGCGATGGTGCAGGTCAAGGACGTGCGGCTGACCAGGCAACTGGACGACATCATGGACTCCGCACTGGACCCGGTCACCCGCTGCTGGGTGCTGACCGAGAACGGCGAGTGGGATCCGTCGCCCGCGGACACCTCGCAGGTCCGCGACCACCAGACCGAGTTGTTGAGGAAGCACGGGGCCAACGGGTGA
- a CDS encoding NUDIX hydrolase, with amino-acid sequence MSSVRVRAAGAVLWRRGPHGAEVAVAHRPRYDDWSLPKGKLDDGETVPAAAVREIAEETGFRAKLGRHLLTVRYPVASGPKSVDYFSAAVVSGAFEPNEEVDELRWLAPADAAGLLSYDSDRSVLAEFTALPAGLTTLLLVRHAKAGKRDDWSGDDDLRPLSPSGVRQAGALRVLLPLFGPDRVLAAPRLRCEQTVRGLADDLGLPVEHEDLMTEEKYWEDRQAGLARLLAIVSAGGTPVLCSQGGVIPDLVAHVANRGGVRLPVDEGEKVPSKKGSVWVLSFRAAPGNGGPQLVAADYLPTALPVPAASHA; translated from the coding sequence GTGAGTTCTGTTCGTGTCCGCGCCGCGGGTGCGGTGCTGTGGCGCAGGGGTCCGCACGGCGCCGAGGTGGCGGTGGCGCACCGGCCGCGCTACGACGACTGGTCGCTGCCGAAGGGGAAGCTCGACGACGGGGAGACCGTTCCCGCCGCGGCGGTGCGGGAGATCGCGGAGGAGACCGGGTTCCGGGCGAAGCTGGGGCGGCACCTGCTGACGGTGCGGTACCCGGTGGCGTCCGGGCCGAAGAGCGTCGACTACTTCAGCGCGGCGGTCGTCTCGGGGGCGTTCGAGCCCAACGAGGAGGTCGACGAGCTGCGCTGGCTGGCACCGGCCGACGCCGCCGGGCTGCTGTCCTACGACAGCGACCGGTCGGTGCTGGCGGAGTTCACGGCGCTGCCCGCGGGGCTCACGACCTTGTTGCTCGTGCGGCACGCCAAGGCGGGCAAGCGGGACGACTGGAGCGGCGACGACGATCTACGGCCGTTGTCGCCGAGCGGGGTCCGGCAGGCGGGGGCGCTGCGGGTGCTGCTGCCGCTGTTCGGTCCGGACCGGGTGCTGGCGGCTCCGCGGTTGCGTTGCGAGCAGACCGTGCGGGGCCTGGCGGACGATCTCGGGCTGCCGGTGGAGCACGAGGACCTGATGACCGAGGAGAAGTACTGGGAGGACCGGCAGGCGGGACTGGCCCGGCTGCTGGCGATCGTGTCGGCGGGCGGCACGCCGGTCCTGTGCAGCCAGGGCGGGGTCATCCCGGACCTGGTGGCACACGTCGCCAACCGCGGTGGCGTCCGCCTGCCGGTCGACGAGGGCGAGAAGGTGCCGAGTAAGAAGGGCTCGGTGTGGGTCCTGTCCTTCCGCGCCGCTCCCGGTAACGGCGGTCCGCAGCTCGTCGCGGCCGACTACCTGCCCACCGCACTCCCGGTGCCCGCGGCGAGCCACGCCTGA
- a CDS encoding HU family DNA-binding protein, with protein MANKAQLIEALSERLGDKKVASQAVDNLVDIIIRTVQKGEKVNITGFGVFEKRARAARTARNPRTGETVKVKKTNVPAFRAGTTFKDVISGAKKLPKATAAKRTTTSTRSSAASTRSTGTTASRATSSRSTTAKATATRPTATRSTSTRTRAAAATKTAAAPKATASKSTAAKSATAKKTTAAKAAPKATASKTTAAKKATTTRKKK; from the coding sequence ATGGCCAACAAGGCCCAGCTGATCGAGGCGCTCTCCGAGCGTCTGGGCGACAAGAAGGTTGCTTCCCAGGCAGTCGACAACCTGGTGGACATCATCATTCGCACCGTGCAGAAGGGCGAGAAGGTCAACATCACCGGTTTCGGGGTGTTCGAGAAGCGCGCCCGCGCGGCCCGCACCGCCCGCAACCCGCGTACCGGTGAGACGGTCAAGGTGAAGAAGACCAACGTTCCGGCCTTCCGCGCCGGCACGACCTTCAAGGACGTCATCAGCGGTGCCAAGAAGCTGCCGAAGGCCACGGCGGCGAAGCGCACGACGACTTCGACCCGTAGCTCCGCGGCCTCGACCCGCAGCACCGGTACCACCGCCTCGCGCGCCACCTCCTCGCGGTCCACCACCGCGAAGGCGACGGCGACCCGTCCCACCGCGACCCGCAGCACCAGCACGCGCACCCGTGCCGCGGCCGCCACCAAGACGGCTGCCGCCCCGAAGGCGACGGCGTCGAAGAGCACCGCGGCGAAGTCGGCCACGGCGAAGAAGACCACGGCCGCGAAGGCCGCCCCGAAGGCGACGGCGTCGAAGACCACGGCCGCGAAGAAGGCCACCACGACCCGGAAGAAGAAGTAG
- the leuD gene encoding 3-isopropylmalate dehydratase small subunit, which produces MEPFKTHTGIGVPLRRSNVDTDQIIPAVYLKRVSRTGFEDGLFAAWRADENFILNQEPFSSGSVLVAGPDFGTGSSREHAVWALMNYGFRVVISSRFADIFRGNSGKQGLVAAECAQSDVEQLWKILENDPGAEVTVDLESKTVRAKDFQTTFSIDDYTRWRLLEGLDDIALTLRHAEDIDRFEEQRPSWKPVTTPAAAG; this is translated from the coding sequence ATGGAGCCGTTCAAGACGCACACCGGTATCGGAGTGCCCCTGCGCAGGTCCAACGTGGACACTGACCAGATCATCCCGGCCGTCTACCTCAAGCGGGTCAGCCGCACCGGTTTCGAGGACGGCCTGTTCGCCGCCTGGCGGGCCGACGAGAACTTCATCCTCAACCAGGAGCCGTTCTCCTCGGGCAGCGTCCTCGTCGCCGGGCCCGACTTCGGCACCGGGTCCTCGCGCGAACACGCTGTCTGGGCATTGATGAACTACGGCTTCCGGGTCGTCATCTCCTCCCGCTTCGCCGACATCTTCCGCGGCAACTCCGGCAAGCAGGGGCTCGTGGCCGCCGAGTGCGCGCAGTCGGACGTCGAGCAGCTGTGGAAGATCCTCGAGAACGACCCCGGCGCGGAGGTCACGGTCGACCTCGAGTCGAAGACCGTGCGGGCCAAGGACTTCCAGACGACCTTCTCGATCGACGACTACACCCGCTGGCGGCTGCTGGAGGGGCTCGACGACATCGCCCTCACCCTCCGACACGCCGAGGACATCGACCGGTTCGAGGAGCAGCGTCCCAGCTGGAAGCCGGTGACCACCCCGGCGGCCGCCGGATAA
- the leuC gene encoding 3-isopropylmalate dehydratase large subunit, with protein MTTTRPRTLAEKVWEAHTVRRGEGAEPDLLYIDLHLVHEVTSPQAFDGLRLAGRQVRRPDLTIATEDHNVPTVDIELPIADPVSRTQVETLRKNCKEFGVRLHPMGDAEQGIVHVIGPQLGLTQPGMTVVCGDSHTSTHGAFGAMAFGIGTSEVEHVLATQTLPLRPFKTMAINVTGKLRPGVTAKDIILAVIAKIGTGGGQGYVLEYRGSAIEALSMEARMTICNMSIEAGARAGMIAPDETTFAYLEGRPHAPKGADWDAAVEYWKSLRTDEGARFDAEVDLDADTLTPFVTWGTNPGQGLPLAESVPDPAAIADETARIAAEKALSYMDLEPGTPLREIKVDTVFLGSCTNGRIEDLRAAAEVLQGRKVAQGVRMLVVPGSMRVRQAAEAEGLDKVFLDAGAEWRQAGCSMCLGMNPDQLAPGERSASTSNRNFEGRQGKGGRTHLVSPLVAAATAVRGTLSSPEDLN; from the coding sequence ATGACCACCACGCGGCCGCGCACTCTGGCCGAGAAGGTGTGGGAGGCGCACACGGTGCGCCGCGGTGAAGGAGCGGAGCCCGACCTGCTCTACATCGACCTGCACCTCGTGCACGAAGTCACCAGCCCGCAGGCGTTCGACGGTCTCCGCCTGGCCGGCCGCCAGGTCCGGCGTCCCGACCTGACCATCGCGACCGAGGACCACAACGTCCCGACCGTCGACATCGAACTCCCGATCGCCGACCCGGTGTCGCGCACCCAGGTCGAGACGCTTCGGAAGAACTGCAAGGAGTTCGGCGTCCGCCTGCACCCGATGGGCGACGCCGAGCAGGGCATCGTGCACGTCATCGGCCCGCAGCTGGGCCTGACCCAGCCGGGGATGACGGTCGTCTGCGGCGACAGCCACACCTCCACCCACGGCGCCTTCGGTGCGATGGCGTTCGGCATCGGCACCTCCGAGGTGGAGCACGTGCTGGCGACCCAGACCCTGCCGCTGAGGCCGTTCAAGACGATGGCGATCAACGTGACCGGCAAGCTCCGTCCCGGCGTCACGGCGAAGGACATCATCCTCGCCGTCATCGCCAAGATCGGCACCGGCGGTGGGCAGGGCTACGTCCTGGAGTACCGGGGCAGCGCCATCGAGGCGCTGTCCATGGAGGCCCGGATGACGATCTGCAACATGTCGATCGAGGCGGGCGCCCGCGCCGGCATGATCGCCCCGGACGAGACCACCTTCGCCTACCTGGAGGGCCGCCCGCACGCCCCCAAGGGCGCCGACTGGGACGCCGCGGTCGAGTACTGGAAGTCGCTGCGCACCGACGAGGGCGCGCGGTTCGACGCCGAGGTCGACCTCGACGCCGACACCCTGACCCCGTTCGTGACCTGGGGCACCAACCCCGGCCAGGGCCTGCCGCTGGCGGAGTCGGTGCCGGACCCGGCCGCGATCGCCGACGAGACCGCGCGCATCGCCGCGGAGAAGGCCCTGTCCTATATGGACCTCGAGCCGGGCACCCCGCTGCGGGAGATCAAGGTCGACACCGTCTTCCTCGGCTCGTGCACCAACGGCCGGATCGAGGACCTGCGGGCCGCCGCGGAGGTGCTCCAGGGGCGCAAGGTGGCGCAGGGGGTCCGGATGCTCGTGGTGCCCGGCTCGATGCGGGTGCGCCAGGCCGCCGAGGCCGAGGGACTGGACAAGGTCTTCCTCGACGCCGGTGCCGAGTGGCGCCAGGCCGGCTGCTCGATGTGCCTGGGGATGAACCCGGACCAGCTCGCCCCCGGCGAACGCAGCGCCTCCACCTCCAACCGCAACTTCGAGGGCCGGCAGGGCAAGGGGGGCCGCACCCACCTCGTCTCGCCGCTCGTCGCGGCCGCCACCGCGGTCCGCGGCACGCTGTCCTCGCCCGAAGACCTGAACTGA